Proteins co-encoded in one Nothobranchius furzeri strain GRZ-AD chromosome 4, NfurGRZ-RIMD1, whole genome shotgun sequence genomic window:
- the ccdc40 gene encoding coiled-coil domain-containing protein 40 isoform X1 produces MGRYHIFNFPPSTRLFKRELRILVQRKFAVARQRRSLHRLRQRQFSRTQVAMQDARNVEIKEEKPQDKDAIQRVGGEEATGAIVPLTLEDLLATQPDDLIPQLDPDLSVAGFLTRLAQPPPLSTTNASEDTMNPEQQQEDEEGELLILDPEHPLVKRLQDALNSQFRKNLERLKQEINEKQAIKKAEDTTELGREVFKFQEYLVKIQKKTDDVHESKANADARHRQAQDRLEAAKIECSVTRQQNSQDKANVSKLQAKLDKKLQYLSLTQGVSEDLDSKVNTMKNIRQRAGAEKTQAEEQLLKQDVYVERLTKEVERLTLQVSTYEAQRGVQAEQTQAVKEALVKAEMEMESLLTSRKHQLLQWSNSFMSIRRNDEELRAMQEAVRCVEDQGNLLQREIEMNKREIAAEQEKNDTLAIQLNWSEMDCATSKRLISQKQNDLEALQTQYSTCLRSLRETQQTLAELTKENATYQTEVMDQRKQLEKESSVRLELEDKIMTHIQQQLTHSQAAKYSHHLVSKLNTQEKGKIFQLESMHNDVLSVMLESQKVDVNVNSLTLIQKALDEETNSHNKLLKSLEKDISSMVQLIQQKQTVAGDLQTKIANIVANTGHEDLSPLQIQVQKTQAQIKELADRIKSDQQLWLRQQGALVELSKDLEVNSRMVQKMKTECIVFQQKRIRLESQIQYEERENADVQKNLKMLRRDLEKLNGLLSKNKQLTQALELENSMMTTDFVHKVKEAERESVDLQMKLEAMQEEKERLLKSLVEAEQQILLRERKILILKETRSAVDSEFGQEEIQKMKGEIHRMELQVSQLKKHQEKLMRQSEAAVAKREHVLQRKEALGRSSHRDFAEAELRRSNEALERTIQKTHKEAADCEQLIWDLEKSKEGLSERIVQQKQQLAELCSSGSKQDLELENLQSDKYTKQVYLVALQSRNKRLQEVSEGHYKVSSTSETVAAAQQRQKERLEAVGTMLSALSEQFPQHKADLLEVSQAVEAYKLTSQQ; encoded by the exons atgggTCGTTATCATATTTTTAATTTTCCCCCAAGCACCCGCCTATTTAAACGAGAACTGCGCATCCTCGTACAGCGGAAGTTTGCGGTTGCTAGGCAACGCAGGTCTTTGCATCGTCTTCGTCAGCGCCAGTTCAGCAGAA CACAGGTAGCTATGCAGGACGCAAGGAATGTGGAGATAAAAGAGGAGAAACCGCAGGATAAAGATGCCATCCAGAGGGTTGGAGGTGAAGAGGCCACTGGAGCGATTGTCCCGCTGACTCTAGAG GACCTGTTAGCCACACAGCCTGATGACCTCATCCCTCAGCTTGACCCTGACCTCAGTGTGGCAG gttttctgACCCGTTTGGCACAGCCTCCTCCCCTGTCGACCACCAACGCTTCAGAAGACACGATGAACCCAGAACAACAGCAAGAGGACGAGGAGGGGGAGTTACTCATCTTAGACCCTGAACAT CCTCTGGTGAAAAGGCTTCAAGATGCCCTCAACAGTCAGTTCAGGAAAAATCTGGAGAGACTCAAACAGGAAATAAATGAAAAG CAGGCCATTAAAAAGGCAGAGGACACTACGGAATTGGGACGAGAGGTGTTCAAGTTTCAGGAATACCTGGTTAAAATTCAGAAGAAGACAGATGACGTTCATGAGTCCAAAGCAAATGCAGACGCCAGGCATCGGCAGGCACAAGATCGGCTGGAGGCGGCGAAGATCGAATGTTCTGTCACAAGGCAGCAAAACAGCCAGGACAAAGCCAACG TGTCCAAACTGCAGGCCAAGTTAGACAAAAAGCTGCAGTACCTCAGTCTGACACAAGGAGTCAGTGAAGACCTGGACTCCAAAGTCAACACCATGAAGAACATCAGACAGAGAGCAGGGGCTGAGAAGACTCAGGCAGAAGAGCAGTTATTAAAGCAG GATGTGTATGTAGAACGTCTAACTAAAGAGGTGGAGAGGCTGACGCTGCAGGTGTCCACATACGAGGCCCAGAGAGGCGTTCAGGCTGAGCAGACACAGGCAGTCAAAGAGGCTCTTGTTAAG GCTGAGATGGAAATGGAGTCTCTGCTAACGTCACGTAAACATCAGCTGTTGCAGTGGAGCAACAGCTTCATGAGCATCAGGAGAAATGATGAGGAGTTACGTGCAATGCAGGAGGCTGTACG cTGTGTGGAGGATCAGGGGAATTTGCTTCAAAGAGAAATAGAAATGAATAAGAGAGAAATCGCTGCAGAGCAGGAGAAAAATGACACTCTGGCTATTCAGCTCAACTGGAGTGAGATGGATTGTGCGACTTCTAAACGGCTGATCAGTCAGAAGCAGAACGACCTGGAGGCTCTGCAGACCCAGTACTCCACCTGCCTCCGCTCACTCAGAGAAACACAGCAGACCCTCGCTGAGCTCACAAAG GAAAACGCTACATACCAGACTGAAGTGATGGATCAGAGGAAACAGTTGGAGAAAGAAAGTTCTGTGCGTCTGGAACTGGAGGATAAAATCATGACCCACATTCAGCAGCAGCTCACCCACAGCCAGGCTGCCAAGTACTCCCACCATCTCGTTAGCAAGCTGAACACCCAGGAGAAAGGAAAG ATTTTCCAGTTGGAGAGCATGCACAACGACGTGTTGTCTGTCATGTTGGAGAGCCAAAAAGTCGACGTAAACGTGAACAGCTTGACCCTGATCCAAAAGGCTCTGGATGAGGAAACCAACAGCCACAACAAGTTACTGAAATCACTGGAGAAAGACATCTCTTCAATGGTTCAATTAATCCAGCAGAAACAGACGGTCGCTGGCGACCTCCAAACTAAGATTGCAAACATCGTGGCTAACACCGGG CATGAAGACCTGAGTCCTCTGCAAATCCAAGTCCAGAAGACACAGGCTCAGATCAAGGAGCTTGCAGACCGCATTAAGAGCGACCAGCAGCTCTGGCTGCGACAACAGGGGGCGCTAGTGGAGCTGAGCAAAGACCTAGAGGTCAACAGCAGGATGGTGCAGAAAATGAAGACAGAGTGCATTGTTTTTCAGCAGAAAAGAATCCGTTTGGAGA GTCAGATTCAATACGAAGAGCGAGAGAACGCAGACGTTCAGAAGAACCTGAAGATGCTGAGGAGAGACCTGGAGAAGCTCAACGGCCTGCTGAGCAAGAACAAACAGCTGACCCAGGCTCTGGAGCTGGAGAACTCGATGATGACGACAGACTTTGTTCACAAAGTCAAG GAGGCTGAGAGGGAATCTGTCGACCTTCAGATGAAGCTGGAGGCGAtgcaggaggagaaggagaggctCCTCAAGAGTCTGGTGGAAGCCGA ACAACAGATTCTGCTGCGGGAAAGAAAAATCCTTATTTTGAAGGAGACTCGCTCAGCTGTGGACTCCGAGTTCGGTCAGGAAGAGATCCAGAAGATGAAGGGTGAAATCCATCGTATGGAG TTGCAAGTCAGCCAACTGAAAAAACATCAGGAGAAGCTGATGAGACAAAGCGAGGCCGCTGTGGCGAAGAGGGAACACGTCCTCCAACGTAAAGAAGCCTTGGGCCGGAGCTCGCATAGGGACTTCGCCGAGGCCGAGCTGAGGCGCTCCAACGAGGCTCTTGAGCGCACGATCCAGAAAACACACAAG GAAGCTGCAGACTGTGAACAGCTGATCTGGGATCTGGAAAAGAGTAAAGAGGGTCTGAGTGAAAGGATTgtgcagcagaagcagcagctggCAGAACTTTGCAGCTCCGGGAGTAAACAAGACTTGGAGCTGGAAAACCTCCAGAGCGACAAATATACG AAACAAGTCTATTTAGTTGCTCTGCAGAGTCGGAACAAGAGGTTGCAGGAAGTCAGCGAGGGCCACTACAAGGTCTCCTCCACCAGCGAGACGGTGGCAGCTGCTCAGCAGAGGCAGAAGGAGCGTCTGGAGGCCGTCGGCACCATGCTGTCCGCGCTGTCGGAGCAGTTTCCTCAGCACAAGGCGGACCTCCTCGAGGTGTCACAAGCAGTGGAAGCATACAAGCTAACCTCCCAGCAGTAG
- the ccdc40 gene encoding coiled-coil domain-containing protein 40 isoform X2, whose protein sequence is MQDARNVEIKEEKPQDKDAIQRVGGEEATGAIVPLTLEDLLATQPDDLIPQLDPDLSVAGFLTRLAQPPPLSTTNASEDTMNPEQQQEDEEGELLILDPEHPLVKRLQDALNSQFRKNLERLKQEINEKQAIKKAEDTTELGREVFKFQEYLVKIQKKTDDVHESKANADARHRQAQDRLEAAKIECSVTRQQNSQDKANVSKLQAKLDKKLQYLSLTQGVSEDLDSKVNTMKNIRQRAGAEKTQAEEQLLKQDVYVERLTKEVERLTLQVSTYEAQRGVQAEQTQAVKEALVKAEMEMESLLTSRKHQLLQWSNSFMSIRRNDEELRAMQEAVRCVEDQGNLLQREIEMNKREIAAEQEKNDTLAIQLNWSEMDCATSKRLISQKQNDLEALQTQYSTCLRSLRETQQTLAELTKENATYQTEVMDQRKQLEKESSVRLELEDKIMTHIQQQLTHSQAAKYSHHLVSKLNTQEKGKIFQLESMHNDVLSVMLESQKVDVNVNSLTLIQKALDEETNSHNKLLKSLEKDISSMVQLIQQKQTVAGDLQTKIANIVANTGHEDLSPLQIQVQKTQAQIKELADRIKSDQQLWLRQQGALVELSKDLEVNSRMVQKMKTECIVFQQKRIRLESQIQYEERENADVQKNLKMLRRDLEKLNGLLSKNKQLTQALELENSMMTTDFVHKVKEAERESVDLQMKLEAMQEEKERLLKSLVEAEQQILLRERKILILKETRSAVDSEFGQEEIQKMKGEIHRMELQVSQLKKHQEKLMRQSEAAVAKREHVLQRKEALGRSSHRDFAEAELRRSNEALERTIQKTHKEAADCEQLIWDLEKSKEGLSERIVQQKQQLAELCSSGSKQDLELENLQSDKYTKQVYLVALQSRNKRLQEVSEGHYKVSSTSETVAAAQQRQKERLEAVGTMLSALSEQFPQHKADLLEVSQAVEAYKLTSQQ, encoded by the exons ATGCAGGACGCAAGGAATGTGGAGATAAAAGAGGAGAAACCGCAGGATAAAGATGCCATCCAGAGGGTTGGAGGTGAAGAGGCCACTGGAGCGATTGTCCCGCTGACTCTAGAG GACCTGTTAGCCACACAGCCTGATGACCTCATCCCTCAGCTTGACCCTGACCTCAGTGTGGCAG gttttctgACCCGTTTGGCACAGCCTCCTCCCCTGTCGACCACCAACGCTTCAGAAGACACGATGAACCCAGAACAACAGCAAGAGGACGAGGAGGGGGAGTTACTCATCTTAGACCCTGAACAT CCTCTGGTGAAAAGGCTTCAAGATGCCCTCAACAGTCAGTTCAGGAAAAATCTGGAGAGACTCAAACAGGAAATAAATGAAAAG CAGGCCATTAAAAAGGCAGAGGACACTACGGAATTGGGACGAGAGGTGTTCAAGTTTCAGGAATACCTGGTTAAAATTCAGAAGAAGACAGATGACGTTCATGAGTCCAAAGCAAATGCAGACGCCAGGCATCGGCAGGCACAAGATCGGCTGGAGGCGGCGAAGATCGAATGTTCTGTCACAAGGCAGCAAAACAGCCAGGACAAAGCCAACG TGTCCAAACTGCAGGCCAAGTTAGACAAAAAGCTGCAGTACCTCAGTCTGACACAAGGAGTCAGTGAAGACCTGGACTCCAAAGTCAACACCATGAAGAACATCAGACAGAGAGCAGGGGCTGAGAAGACTCAGGCAGAAGAGCAGTTATTAAAGCAG GATGTGTATGTAGAACGTCTAACTAAAGAGGTGGAGAGGCTGACGCTGCAGGTGTCCACATACGAGGCCCAGAGAGGCGTTCAGGCTGAGCAGACACAGGCAGTCAAAGAGGCTCTTGTTAAG GCTGAGATGGAAATGGAGTCTCTGCTAACGTCACGTAAACATCAGCTGTTGCAGTGGAGCAACAGCTTCATGAGCATCAGGAGAAATGATGAGGAGTTACGTGCAATGCAGGAGGCTGTACG cTGTGTGGAGGATCAGGGGAATTTGCTTCAAAGAGAAATAGAAATGAATAAGAGAGAAATCGCTGCAGAGCAGGAGAAAAATGACACTCTGGCTATTCAGCTCAACTGGAGTGAGATGGATTGTGCGACTTCTAAACGGCTGATCAGTCAGAAGCAGAACGACCTGGAGGCTCTGCAGACCCAGTACTCCACCTGCCTCCGCTCACTCAGAGAAACACAGCAGACCCTCGCTGAGCTCACAAAG GAAAACGCTACATACCAGACTGAAGTGATGGATCAGAGGAAACAGTTGGAGAAAGAAAGTTCTGTGCGTCTGGAACTGGAGGATAAAATCATGACCCACATTCAGCAGCAGCTCACCCACAGCCAGGCTGCCAAGTACTCCCACCATCTCGTTAGCAAGCTGAACACCCAGGAGAAAGGAAAG ATTTTCCAGTTGGAGAGCATGCACAACGACGTGTTGTCTGTCATGTTGGAGAGCCAAAAAGTCGACGTAAACGTGAACAGCTTGACCCTGATCCAAAAGGCTCTGGATGAGGAAACCAACAGCCACAACAAGTTACTGAAATCACTGGAGAAAGACATCTCTTCAATGGTTCAATTAATCCAGCAGAAACAGACGGTCGCTGGCGACCTCCAAACTAAGATTGCAAACATCGTGGCTAACACCGGG CATGAAGACCTGAGTCCTCTGCAAATCCAAGTCCAGAAGACACAGGCTCAGATCAAGGAGCTTGCAGACCGCATTAAGAGCGACCAGCAGCTCTGGCTGCGACAACAGGGGGCGCTAGTGGAGCTGAGCAAAGACCTAGAGGTCAACAGCAGGATGGTGCAGAAAATGAAGACAGAGTGCATTGTTTTTCAGCAGAAAAGAATCCGTTTGGAGA GTCAGATTCAATACGAAGAGCGAGAGAACGCAGACGTTCAGAAGAACCTGAAGATGCTGAGGAGAGACCTGGAGAAGCTCAACGGCCTGCTGAGCAAGAACAAACAGCTGACCCAGGCTCTGGAGCTGGAGAACTCGATGATGACGACAGACTTTGTTCACAAAGTCAAG GAGGCTGAGAGGGAATCTGTCGACCTTCAGATGAAGCTGGAGGCGAtgcaggaggagaaggagaggctCCTCAAGAGTCTGGTGGAAGCCGA ACAACAGATTCTGCTGCGGGAAAGAAAAATCCTTATTTTGAAGGAGACTCGCTCAGCTGTGGACTCCGAGTTCGGTCAGGAAGAGATCCAGAAGATGAAGGGTGAAATCCATCGTATGGAG TTGCAAGTCAGCCAACTGAAAAAACATCAGGAGAAGCTGATGAGACAAAGCGAGGCCGCTGTGGCGAAGAGGGAACACGTCCTCCAACGTAAAGAAGCCTTGGGCCGGAGCTCGCATAGGGACTTCGCCGAGGCCGAGCTGAGGCGCTCCAACGAGGCTCTTGAGCGCACGATCCAGAAAACACACAAG GAAGCTGCAGACTGTGAACAGCTGATCTGGGATCTGGAAAAGAGTAAAGAGGGTCTGAGTGAAAGGATTgtgcagcagaagcagcagctggCAGAACTTTGCAGCTCCGGGAGTAAACAAGACTTGGAGCTGGAAAACCTCCAGAGCGACAAATATACG AAACAAGTCTATTTAGTTGCTCTGCAGAGTCGGAACAAGAGGTTGCAGGAAGTCAGCGAGGGCCACTACAAGGTCTCCTCCACCAGCGAGACGGTGGCAGCTGCTCAGCAGAGGCAGAAGGAGCGTCTGGAGGCCGTCGGCACCATGCTGTCCGCGCTGTCGGAGCAGTTTCCTCAGCACAAGGCGGACCTCCTCGAGGTGTCACAAGCAGTGGAAGCATACAAGCTAACCTCCCAGCAGTAG